DNA from Triticum aestivum cultivar Chinese Spring chromosome 7D, IWGSC CS RefSeq v2.1, whole genome shotgun sequence:
acataaaagaaaaaatgGGAGGGAGATGAACAATTGTCGAGCCGAATGTGGTGTGTACTTGTATTAGTTAAAACTGATTCATTTTCTGTACGATTTTATCTTTGAAAGATGGTTGGAAGAGAAATCTTATTTACATGTAGATTAATTCTGCAGATGACTGgtcgtgtttttgcttgtttgcAAGCTGCAACAACTGAATTTCTTTACTTTGCACATGGAATATGTAGACCGGTGGAATTTGACAGCATAATAGCATCTGTATATTACAAAATTTGATAGGCCCCTGCAATTTGACAGCATATTAGCAATATATCAGAAAACTTGGCTGACCCATGGTTTCTGCGACTCAAGAACATGAAGAATGAGTGATTTCTGTTGCTCGAGAACATGGCGATTGAGGACCAGATCGAGGGGAAGTAGGAAAAGAGGGGAGATGAATCGATTAATTACCTGATGGTCAAGTCTACGCCACCTGTGGCCTGGTTGGTGTCGCTCGACCGGCCGGCTCCAAATCCCTCCATCTCCTGCGCCCGTCCACCGTCGCCCCGCTCTGGCGAGCTCCTGCCTAGGACGCCACACCTCCCCTCCTTTCTCCCTTCTTCTCTCCCTCACCTCCATTCTTCTTTCCGCCCAGGAGCCGCAGATGTCATGGATCCGCCCGGGAGGCCACGCCCCAGCCTTCCTCATCGTCACTGGCGACCCCGGCGTCGCCGCCCGCCTCCGAATCAGCCTCCCCAGCCCCTGCCGTGCACGGATCTGGCCCGTGCAAGCAGCCACCGCCGTCGTTCCGCCGCCCACAGGCCACAGCTGCTCGTTCTGCACGGGTCTTTTTTGCAGCGTGTCTCAGAGCCATCTGAAAGAGAATCGCGGCCGGAATACACCAAAATGCAGGGTTCTTTTTGTAAGAACGAAACGTTTTCTCTGCTAGTCACTTAAAATAGAACCGCGGGTTGAATTCCCAAAACCAAGGGGACTTTTCAGCAAAAAGGctaatgacggacgaccagaagcaatcagtgctttattagtagggaaagattgGCGTTTGAGGGGATGGATCAGGAACATGGATGGATACGTACCCTGTACGTTATTGGCAGTACGTACTGTGGTGCGCTCACGGCTCACATACGTATAATGTATTGCCGCCTTGACCGATGCCGGATGGCCGGGCTACGGACTGCTGCGCGGCGCACGCAGAGGCGGCCGAGAAACAGGCAGGCCGACTGTGaccgacgagaggacgcacgttcGAAGACGAACCGACGAGAGGACGAAGCCGAGCGAAAGGCTTGAGATCTTTGATTGATTTGTTTCACAAGAGAAACAAGCGGCCGTGCGTCGCATCAGGCGTGAGTAACGCCGCCGGACGCTTCGCTAATCGCTAGATTCGTTTCTTTTCTCTGGAATTTTTTTCTTACCTACTACCTCCGTACCGAAATAAGTgtttcaactttgtactagctctagtacaaa
Protein-coding regions in this window:
- the LOC123167438 gene encoding uncharacterized protein, translating into MRKAGAWPPGRIHDICGSWAERRMEVRERRREKGGEVWRPRQELARAGRRWTGAGDGGIWSRPVERHQPGHRWRRLDHQGPIKFCNIQMLLCCQIPPVYIFHVQSKEIQLLQLANKQKHDQSSAELIYITMSIVAEA